The following DNA comes from Pseudomonadota bacterium.
CCGTCGAGATCGCACCCGGGTAGCTTCTACGCGCTCGCGGAAAGCCCCCAACTGTTCAAGCAGCTTCTGATGGTTTCGGGTTACGAGCGCTACTTTCAGATCGTGAAATGCTTCCGCGACGAGGATCTGCGCCTGGATCGGCAGCCCGAGTTCACCCAAATCGATGTCGAGATGAGCTTCGTGAACGAGGACGATATCTTCGGCGCCATCGAAGGCTTGATACTGCGTATCTTCCGCGAGGTGCTCGATATCGACCTAATGCAAAGCTACCCCGAGGGTCGCTTTCCTCGCATGGACTTCGCTGAAGCGATGACGCGCTTCGGCAACGACAAACCCGATCTACGTTTCGGCCTGGAGCACACCGATCTGACGGATCTCGTCATCGAGCACGGAGGCGGTGGCGTGTCGTTCTTCGAACCGATCGCAGGCAGGTTCCAGAGCAACACCTACCGGCGCGACCTGCCCGCCGAGATCATCAAGGCCTTGGTCGTTCCAGCCAGCGCAGGCATGTCCCGCGCCGAGGGAGACAAGCTCGAGCAATTCGTAAGACAGATGGGTGCGACCGGGCTCGCGCGCGCGAAGGTGGCGGCCGGAGGCGAATGGACCCAGAGCCCGCTCGCCAAGACGGTCAAGCGCCCTTTCCGCGAGGCGGTCAATAGCGCGCTGCGAGCGCAGGAAGGCGACGTCGTCTGTTTTCAGTTCGGACCCACGGCACGGGTCAACACGATCATGGCGAACCTGCGGGTGCACTTGGCCAAGAAACTGGAGCTGATTCCCGCTTCGGGCAGCGGCGGGCACTGGAACCTTACCTGGGTAGTGAACCCGCCCTTGTTCGAGTACGACGATCAAGACAAGCGCTGGGTGGCTGCACACCACCCCTTCACCCGGCCCCACGATGCTGACCTGAGCAAGCTCGAGAGCGACCCGGGTACGGTGCTGTGTCACCGCTACGATCTCGTGCTCAACGGCTTCGAGATCGGCGGAGGCTCGATCCGTTTGCACGATCCGCAAGTGCAAGCGAAGGTGTTCGCCGCCCTGGGCATCGACGCGGAGCAAGCAGAGCGGAAGTTCGGTTTTCTGCTCAAGGCCCTGCAGTTTGGAGCACCACCGCACGGCGGAATCGCCTTGGGCCTCGACCGCATCGCCATGCTGCTCACCGAGACCGAAGCCATCCGCGACGTCATCGCTTTCCCCAAGACCCAAAAGGGAAACGACCTGATGGTGGGAGCGCCCGACCGGATTGACCCGGGTCAGCTGGCCGAGTTGCGCATCGCTACGCTGGACTAGACTCAAGCTATTCGAGGAGGTCCCAAGGCCGCCAGCGGGGTGGGGCCGGTACTAGACCGGTACTCATTGGCGTGCCATGTCGGCGGGTGTGTCCCAGTCGCGTAGCTGCTCGCGTTCCAGCGCCGTCAGCTCGAGCTCTCGGGTGTCGGTTCGCGCAAGCAGACCCTGCAAGGAGCGCTCCCCGCAGGCGAGCGCCTGGTCGAGCACGGGCCGAACCAACGGCGCTCGGTAGCACGCGAAGAACCCCTGCCAGCGGCCGTCCTGCTCCCTGGCAGCGATCACGGCGCCGCCGCTTGTCGCACGAGCCAGCCTGGCAACAAGCTCGGGGGTCACGAAGGGCATGTCGCAGGCTACTGCAACGACGCTGCGTGGACCCGCGTATCGCAAGAGCGCACGCAGACCCCCGAGCGGACCCACGCCCGAAGGCTCGTCGTCCAAACGCTGCAGCTCGGGCGCGACGCCATGGTAGGCGCAGGCGTCGCCCACCATGGCCGCCCGGAGCTGCAACACGCCGGCTATGCGCGCCCATCGCGACACGATCGGCTCGGCGCTCGACGGACAGCGCAACAAGCCCTTGGGACGACCACCCATACGGCTCGAGCGACCACCAACGAACACCCCGAGCACGACCGATGGCAACGGTTTGGACTGAGTCACGTGCAAGTCGCCTCGCGCGGCCGGGCCCCCGCTCGACCTTGACTCCGATCGACCGCCGGCAGGTTGGCATGCAGCTGCCAGGGGTCACCATAGCTCGGTCGCATGCTATCGTGCACCCCTGCGCAGGCGCTGGTGTGCTGACACATTCGTTTTGGGCCCGATGAAGCGACGCGCGATCGACGCACTGGCGGGCGGGCTCCCGCTGCTCGCCTACGCTGTCACCACATCGGCCCACGGCTACTGGCTCGACTCGGGCGAGTTTGTCGCTGCCTCGATCGATCTCGGCATCGCGCATCCCCCGGGTCAGCCGCTGACCGCCCTGGTCGGCCGCGTCTTTTGCATGTTGCCGGTTGGTCCTCTCGCCTTTCGGGTCGCGCTGGCATCCGCGTTCATGGCCGCGCTGGCCGCGCTTGTGCTCAGACGCACGATCGAGGCCACGCTGCACAGCGTGGGTCTCCACAGCAGGCGGCTGACCCTGCCCTTGAGTCTGGGCGCGGCGTGGAGCGCCGCATTCGCCCCGGGCTTCTGGCTGCAGGCCGTGCGTCCCGAGGTGTACGCCCTTCAGGCAGCGCTCGGTTGCCTCGCGCTCGAGCGCCTTACCCGGCTGCACAGCAGGTGGCCGACGCGCGATCTGAGAGCGCTCTCGAGCGCGACGTTCGCACTGGGACTGGGGCTTGCGAACCACCACCTGCTCGGCCTGGTCGTCGCTTGCGCCGCATTGCCGATGATCCTGGCTGTCGCCCGCACTGCAGGGGCCAGCGCGCTGCTCAAGCCCGCCAGCTTCGGGCTGCTTGGCCTTGGCACGTACCTGTACCTGCCGCTGCGTGCGGCAGCAGCGCCTACACCGAACCTCGGCGACCCGGACAGCATCGCGCGGTTTGCCTGGGTCGTCTCGGCGCAAGCGTTCCGGAAAAACACCGGAGCCGGTGTGCCCCAGCCTCTGTGGGAACGCTTCGCCGACGTGCTCGTACAGCTGGGAGACAACATGCACGTGGCCTGCCCCCTCGCGCTCGCAGGCATCTACAGTTTGCTGCGCATGCCGAAGACCCGCCGGCTGGGCGCGATCTGGACGACGTTGCTGATCGCCCTTGTCGCGGCACGTGCCTGGCTCGGTTTCGTGCGCTCCAACCCGGACGCGCTCGGCTACCTCATGCTGGCACTGGCTGGACTGGCCGCGGGAGCGGCAGCGTTCGTAGCGGCGCTGCTGGTCACGCTCGAGCGGCGAAAGCGCACGCGAGCACCGAGCGTCCCCACGCGCGATCCGCCGTCGAAGACCAACACGCGTGCGTCGCTCCGAACGACAACGGTTTGCGTGGGCCTGATGGTCGTGGTTGGCGTGTGCTTGATCGGGCGCGGCGCCGGCAGGGCGTCGCTGAGGAGCTTCGATGCTGCAGATGCCTTCGATGACGCTTTGTGGCGCGACCTGCCCCCGCGTGCACTGGTGTTCGCTCATGCACCGCAGACGATCTTCCGGCTGTGGAGCCTGCAAGCTGAGCAGCACGCGCGCCCCGACGCGTTGCTCGTACCGCTTCCCTTCGCAACCTATCCCCACATGGCCGAAGACCTGCTGGCACGCGCGCCCGAGCTCAGGGCGTTGCTTCGGAGCTACCTGTTTGACGGGAGCCTCGAGCAGGCCGGCCTTCAGTCGCTCGCCGCGCTGCGCCCGGTTCACGTGGAAATGGATGTGCGCGTCCCGCCGCCACTCTACCGTACGCTGCTGCCGGCTCGACTGTACTTTGAAGTGCTCGCCGACGGCGCAACCCGCGCGGACGAACGCGCGGCGGCCCGCACGCAGCTGCGCTACTACGAGCAGCTCAACCGCCGCCTCGAAAAACAGCGCCACGAGCCTGCCACACGGGCTCTGCTGTTGTGGCACTACTACAATGCAGCGCTCTACTACGCGGGCTTTGGCGACCCTGCTTCCGCACAGGCTGCGCTCGCACTGGCCCTCGAGATCGAGCCTCTGGAGCGTCACCTAAGGGAGCTCAAGCGCGTCGTTGACGAGGGACAGCTCGGTAACCCCGCAGATCTAAGTCCCTTCCGGCGCCTCGACTTGCGTCAGCGTTAGGGCCGGGATTGACCGGACCTGGGGCGTGGTTAGGTTGACTCCCAGAGGAAAGGACCCATGCGACTGGACAGGCTGACCTCCAAGACCCGCGAAGCGCTCATGGCGGCGCAAGATCAGGCGACCCGCCGCGCGAACCCCGAGCTCGTGCCCGAGCACCTGATGGCGGCGCTCCTCGAGCAGCCGGACGGTGTAGCAGCGCCCCTGCTGGAAAAGGCTGGAGTCGCCCCCGAGAGCCTGGCGCAGAAACTGAAAGAGGAGATCGAGCGCCTTCCACGCGCGCAGGGAGGGGCCGAGCCGGCGCTGTCCCGTTCGTTGCACGAGCTGTTGACACGCGCCTGGGCGGAAACGGAGAAGCTCAAGGACGAATACACGAGCGCGGAGCACATCCTGCTCGCAAGTGTCGTCGGACGAGACCGTTTGGGCACCCTGGTGCGCAAGGAGGGTCTGGATAGAGACAAGCTCCTTTCGTCCTTGCAGGAGGTGCGCGGCGCCCAGCGCATCACCGATCCCGAGCCCGAAGGCAAGTTCCAGGCACTCGAGAAGTACACGCGTGATCTCACGCAAGCGGCACGCAGCGGCAAGATCGATCCCGTGATCGGACGCGACGAGGAAATCCGCCGCGTCATGCAGGTGCTGGCAAGACGCA
Coding sequences within:
- the aspS gene encoding aspartate--tRNA ligase, encoding PSRSHPGSFYALAESPQLFKQLLMVSGYERYFQIVKCFRDEDLRLDRQPEFTQIDVEMSFVNEDDIFGAIEGLILRIFREVLDIDLMQSYPEGRFPRMDFAEAMTRFGNDKPDLRFGLEHTDLTDLVIEHGGGGVSFFEPIAGRFQSNTYRRDLPAEIIKALVVPASAGMSRAEGDKLEQFVRQMGATGLARAKVAAGGEWTQSPLAKTVKRPFREAVNSALRAQEGDVVCFQFGPTARVNTIMANLRVHLAKKLELIPASGSGGHWNLTWVVNPPLFEYDDQDKRWVAAHHPFTRPHDADLSKLESDPGTVLCHRYDLVLNGFEIGGGSIRLHDPQVQAKVFAALGIDAEQAERKFGFLLKALQFGAPPHGGIALGLDRIAMLLTETEAIRDVIAFPKTQKGNDLMVGAPDRIDPGQLAELRIATLD
- a CDS encoding molybdenum cofactor guanylyltransferase; this translates as MTQSKPLPSVVLGVFVGGRSSRMGGRPKGLLRCPSSAEPIVSRWARIAGVLQLRAAMVGDACAYHGVAPELQRLDDEPSGVGPLGGLRALLRYAGPRSVVAVACDMPFVTPELVARLARATSGGAVIAAREQDGRWQGFFACYRAPLVRPVLDQALACGERSLQGLLARTDTRELELTALEREQLRDWDTPADMARQ
- a CDS encoding DUF2723 domain-containing protein, whose product is MKRRAIDALAGGLPLLAYAVTTSAHGYWLDSGEFVAASIDLGIAHPPGQPLTALVGRVFCMLPVGPLAFRVALASAFMAALAALVLRRTIEATLHSVGLHSRRLTLPLSLGAAWSAAFAPGFWLQAVRPEVYALQAALGCLALERLTRLHSRWPTRDLRALSSATFALGLGLANHHLLGLVVACAALPMILAVARTAGASALLKPASFGLLGLGTYLYLPLRAAAAPTPNLGDPDSIARFAWVVSAQAFRKNTGAGVPQPLWERFADVLVQLGDNMHVACPLALAGIYSLLRMPKTRRLGAIWTTLLIALVAARAWLGFVRSNPDALGYLMLALAGLAAGAAAFVAALLVTLERRKRTRAPSVPTRDPPSKTNTRASLRTTTVCVGLMVVVGVCLIGRGAGRASLRSFDAADAFDDALWRDLPPRALVFAHAPQTIFRLWSLQAEQHARPDALLVPLPFATYPHMAEDLLARAPELRALLRSYLFDGSLEQAGLQSLAALRPVHVEMDVRVPPPLYRTLLPARLYFEVLADGATRADERAAARTQLRYYEQLNRRLEKQRHEPATRALLLWHYYNAALYYAGFGDPASAQAALALALEIEPLERHLRELKRVVDEGQLGNPADLSPFRRLDLRQR